From the Cucumis sativus cultivar 9930 chromosome 5, Cucumber_9930_V3, whole genome shotgun sequence genome, the window TTGCATATCGCGATGCTAAGAAGTATTTATACATTATCAATTGTTATAGCAGATTATAGAAGCACAAATACTGATTAAACTGACAAGAACTAACAATTACTTACAATGATTATTCTCACAGACCAAAATTACCGGCAAGTCCCAAAGAGCAGATATGTTGAGCGCCTCGAACAACTGGCCCTGATTTGCCGCACCGTCACCGTAAAGAGCAAAGGTCACGGTACCCTCCTTCGAGTACTTCTGAGCAAAAGCCAAACCACATCCCAAAGGCACTTGAGCCCCCACTATTCCATGGCCGCCATAGAATCCAGCGTCCTTCTTATAAAAATGCATCGAACCCCCTTTTCCTTTAGAGCACCCAGCTTGACGGCCCATGAGTTCGGCGAATGACTGAAGAAGCGTTCCCCCACGGCCGAGGAAGATGCAGTGATCCCGATAAGCGGTGATGATGGCGTCCTTCTTGGTGATTGCAGCCTCCATTCCAACAGCCACGGCTTCCTGACCGTCGTAGAGATGGCAAAATCCTCGAATCAATTTGGCTTTATAAAGCGAGTCGGCGGCGATTTCCATGCGTCGCATAAGTGCCATTTCGCGAAAGAAAGCAAGTAACTCGTTGGGACTGGTGTCCACGGAACGCGATGGTGGCTCGCATTTGTGAGCAGTGAAGGGGACAGAAGTTTGGATTGTGAGGTGGGAGGCAGACGAAAGGAAacggaaagaagaagagagaggtTTGAgaatggaggaagaagaaatgcgAGAATGAGACATGAGGAGGGCGGTAGAGTGAGCGTAGGGAAATGGCGGTGACCGGCGGGAGGCgggaatattaaaaagaagtgaaggataaagaaaaaaaggaaagatagggaaagaaaaatggaagttgGCTGTTCAAGAAGTGATGAGTCGTTGaatgtctctctctctctctctctctacaacttctttttattctatttgatAAAGGAAATATACACATATTCTTTTAACTTCGCAATTTTAGAATCTACAACACAAATCCAATAGTTTGGAAAGATATAGAAGTATGTAGTTGTTGTTAGAAGCTCGACGTTGGCACTTTTTGTTCTATCTTCATCTTGTCATAACATTGTACCTTTCCTATCTTTTTATGCTGCTGATTTTGTATAATGGATGTAATTATtgaaacttaaatttataaacactttccattttataactttgtttcaattttaactcCAAAATAAACccatatcataattattttaaataaccaATGAAAGTTTACACACCAAAAGTGAAATAAAGATGTAAACATTTGTCCATAAATCAATCTTTTTTAGTACATGTCCAATTAAGTTAGACAAGAATATTGcaattaacatttttactaTTCAAATTGTATTGATTTGTCATTACTTGAAACAACAAACAGAAGGAAATGCAATCAACATATGAAATTTTCTggcattttttcttttccatttttagatttaaagaaaaaaggaagcaTAGTTTTAGTAAATGCATCTTTATCCTCAaacttatttcatttattattatcctTTTGCTAACATTTACGATTGTATTCAACAAGTCTaccatttcttctttcatttatattcGTGAATCTGGCAGCTCACGATGGAACAACGGAATAACTTGTCTGACTCTACTATGTGCAACAAAGTCCACCAATTCAGAGATTATTACAAACATTCAAcacaacaaatttgaattttgaggtATAGATTTCatggatgaaaattaaaacttgcAGGTTACTTAAGGAGAAACTCAAatggagaggaagaagaagacaacGTGGTATATGGGTTTATTTTGGTAACtcttataattgaaaaagaagtaCAAAAACTACAATgactataataaataaaagaaagaattaagaGAACTCAGGGATTTGATGAAACTTTTggagttgttttttcttttttcctatttgAGAAGAGcaggaaaaataaagagagatCGTGTACCCAAGAAGTACAATCTTTACATCATAAAAATTTACCCTATTTACAGAAATGTGGCTCAGTGTGAGCCACTAAACTCAAGTAAATGCAATAACCATGGACCCCTATATCTCCTCCCAATGCCTTATTTTCATGGTGAGGCTCAGATATAAATAAGAATACACTAATAGAGTAAAGGTAATGCAAAATACCCGCTTCACTATTGCCCCAACCTTTGCATTTTTCAGGTTCCCAGCAGTGCCTCCGTTAAAAGTTACtgtacaaaacaaacacatacatTATCTGGATACTTCCTTTTCATATTAGACTATACACAACTTGCCAAATTGTGATGCTATTAGTTAAATTCTGATTTTTCGAATAAAATGCTGATACAGGTAATTATCACATAGTTAAAAACCATGGTTGCTAAAGATTTAGGCTTACCATATTTACTTCAAAACTCAACTTTTCTTGATGGTTTGGTGTATCATGAGTTCTCAAGTAGCTTGTGGAACTTCTGTACTCTCCTACTTGAATCGCCACTAGAAGACCTTGACTGGTTGTGGCATGAGTTATTTCCATGCAAACGTTTCCTTTTGCTATTTCTACGAAATAAAAAGTCTTCTGTATCTAAAACGTACGAAACCTATACCAACAAAAGCAAATTGATCAGCAAAAGTTGGCATCGTGTTACATAGGCaaagttgtttaaaaatatattgtttttataaataatgcaTGCAAGTATATGGTCAAAAAATACAGTTAGGAAGAAACTTCAAAGTAACAATTACCTTTGATGAATTGCATGCAATTTTACACTCCAGACCATTAACAATTTTAAGCCCTTCCATAGCATGGCATGCAGCAGAATTCTCATCGCCACAGGCATATTTACGTTTGTTTCTGTAAGAACCATGGGATTTGATGACAAGGCAAACTAACTGAGGAAAATTGAATTGCTATGCTTCAACAATCTTAATACCTCTTCAAGAAGATCCCtgatttcacttttttctcaGGGAGAACTGAGAAGAAGTCGTTATGCAGATAAGACGAAAAAATGGGGTCCATGGAAACAGCCGTTACTTCAGGCTTATCGTAGCCATAGTCCATAAGCTGAATCGAAAGATGAGTAGGAGTGGATGACTGCATTAACAATCAGTTTCAACAATTAAATACCCAGTTCAAGTTTGGCCACCATGATAATGAAAGTAATAAGACAAATGCACTAAAGCATACTCGTTCTATGCGATAGATATTATCATCATGAAGAAGTACGCGAGCATTTTCATGATAAACTGCATCAACAAATCTTCCCatttttcttgacttttcaTACGCATATAGTTGGAGAAGTTTGTTGTCCATCTCATCTGAGGCAACTGTTTGAAGCTGGCACATTGCACACATGGATTGATCAGTTTGTCCAACAAGAAAGCGTCAAggtatttttatacaaaagtATAGCATATACAAAAGTGTCAAGATATGTTACCTGtttgacaattttataaattagtttGTCTAATGTGAACAGAACATATGACTGGGTTCCAATAGTGGCTCGGCAATCATCTTCAAACTTTGTGTTATCAGAGGAACCGTCCAGTAGACTATAAAGTGCATTCATGAACCTAGCCCACAAAAAAGAGCATCTTAATATTGCATTGACCATTATATTATAGCTACTGGAGAAAAGGCCAAGGACCTAGAAAGTGCGATACCTGGCATAAAGATCTGTGGGGGTTGTATCATTTGAGGCCCTCCATTTCCTCTCTGAGGATGAAGAGTTGATCTTCGCAGATTGTATTCTCTCATACAGCGTCTGAGAAAGTGGAACGAAGAAAATATTAGttcagaaaaaaaagaacatagaAAACTCTTTCATGGAACTATCTTCATACTGTACTCCTATAATGAACCTTACTTGGTGAAGCCTAAAAAGCACATAAAAAGAGTCATTTCCATAAAATACATGAGACTCCTTTCCTTCTTCGTGCAACAGAGGAGGAACATGCTTGGCAAGAGGCTTTACAGTCAATAGAAAGCGCTCAGAGAATGGTATAGATGTTCCATCTCCTTCTACATCATGGGCATCGGCCATCCCTTCTGCCTCACCTTCACTCTCAGCCTTGTTATCATCATGTTCTCCATCCTCATGATCTTCACGAGAACAATCCTCTCCATCACCGGAATCACTTGCAGAAACGTCACCGTTCTCCGAGGCATTTTCACTATCCTCTGATGACCTTTGTGCACTTTCCTCCCCTTCGTCATCAGCATCAGCATCATTTTCTCCACCAGCCTCTCTGCAACATAATTCTTCCTCGCCTCGGTTGCTTGGATACTGCCTGCCAGCAACACCTTCCTTCACTTTCGGCAGAGCTTTCAGCTCCCCATCGTAATTGGCAAAGTTATCTTCTTCAAAATCCCCATTTGGAGATAATTCACCCTCTTCCCTTTCTATCTTCAAATGTCTGGCAGGCTCTTCAGCATATCTATGGCCTTTTGTGCCATCTGTGACTGCACCATTTGCAGTTAGAATTTGTCTTGTAGGGCCACCAACCTATGAAAAGTTCAGATCCATCATGAAACAATATCATCAttattcaattcatttttttttaatcaattcaaACTCATAATGCAGAAACTACAAACAGTAATACAACCTAAATTCATGCAATGAACAGACATCGATCTAAAAATGGGTGGAACAATTACTACCATTGCTTATTTATTGATCTCTAGAAAATCAATATCAGCTTCCCTAATAAATGGCAAAATGTAAAAGGTGCCAAACACCTAACCAAAAACCACTTCCACATCTCTGTTCAATCAAAATCATGTCAATCACAATTTCACAATTTGCATACCCATGCAGACTGTAAAACTTAAGATCAACAAAAAAGGCGTAATTAAATTTCATCCAATGCCATAAATTGTTTGTTAAGAGGATATGTGTATATTCTCGACAATGAACAGACTCCTCCAATGGGAAACGTTCATACCTCTGAGGTAGGTAACTCAATTCCACTCTCAACAGCACCACCATTTCCAAGACGTGAAGGAGTAGTGCTCAATCCTtgaacaaaacaacaaaagtgCCTGTCAGAATGCAAAATCTTGCAGGAAAGAAAGATCAAATAGTAGAAAAGAGGAAATGGAAAATACAATAGTGAAAAAAAGTTTAGCAACCTGATGTGTTTTCTATGTTAGGCTTCCCATTACTTTGCTCGGCTGCAGTTGCAAGGGATACATTTGAATTGACAAAGCATTCGGTAGAATTGTCTTGTTTACTTACTCCAGACAATTCATCATTCACAGGCACATTATCCTGAATTTTAGTGTGTTGGGAAATACTGCAGAAAGGATCTCCCTTCCGTACTGTACGATCTGCATCATGGAAACTATCTTCTTTGACTCCATTGTCCCCATTCAGGGGCCAAGTCCTGCAAGAACTTGATTGTTCAGGTGGAATGCTTTCATCACCATTTCTAGAAGAATTCAATTGTTTTGGGTGCATCATAGTAGCACCCCCACCAGGACTTCCATCACTCTCTACCACAGTGGCACTCTTGGTAGGATGAATCTTTGCCTTAATAACATCTTCAGTGTCCTCGGCACCATGTGGTCGGGAAGGAACACCAAGCATGGGCTCCAAAAAGGTTGTCCATACCTTCATAACCTTATCTAATTGTTCTGTTGAGCAAATTTCTCCACAGGAATATTTGATTAGCTGATATAAGTCTTCATGAAGCTCGGGATCAGGATACTCAAATTCCAAATTGGGAATTATGGGTCGTCTATTTCCAGCAGCAATAGCAAGCAACACATCATCTTCCTTCCGCTTCTTCTCACTGATCTCTTTGATCTCTGCCAACAGGGCTGTAAAacagggaaaaaaaaaaaagaaaacaaatgagaaaGCACCATAAAATTCGGACATCTCCAAAGTGCTGTTATGGTCAGAACGCAATTAACATAAGGAGTTTCGAGTGCTATCTACTCGCCTTGACTTTATCTCCAAATAATAGAGAGCAATAATTtaagtaaaagtaaaacaagGGATAGCTTATTTTAACTAAGACAGtacccaataaaaaaaaagagatgaatcTGGCCTATATAAGTACCGTAAGGTGACCCATTGCATTAGAGGACAGAAAAAgcaaaagccaaaaaaaatgttaagacGTGCCCTAAACAATCAACAACGTTGTGTCATCTAAATATCTGAAAATCTGAAATctgaataaaatataaaagggAATACAATTGCACATTTATGATCCCAAAAGCGAACGTGTAACATCAGAGAATAATTAGATGCATAAAGGGGACAAATGATGCAATATCAACAAGTCACCTTTAGTGCTCAAACTTTTTGTGTCTTGTTGCTTGAAGTAGAAGCTCCGATGATCAAGTGACTTATGATAGTTTTTGGCATATATTTCAGCCCAAACTTTATTGAAGTCATAACGACACCGCGCCCATTCTTCCTGTTTCTGCTTCAATCGGGTCAAAATAACTGGAAGAGCAAGAGGTGCGTTCTTCCTCAACACATCCATAACATCAAGCCCATGGTCACCATATAACCGCTCAATGCACCTCAGATTTAGAGCTACATgtgagaagaaggagaaaaatgagataaaGAACCTTCAAAAAGTACTGCTAGATAAAAACTACGCAGTTAGTGACCACTCACCAGTAAGGTGATCCTCAATTGTGATTGGACAATCTGCTTTGATCACATTGTTGTTGATCTTTTCAAGGAGTTCCTCAACACGCTTAGTAGTCACATTCACAGACTCCAGCAACATATCGAGTTCAAACCTGCAAGCATTAGTACGAAACACAAGGATATAAACTATAAACCTGAAAATTGCAATGACATTTTCAGCTATACATGGCTAGGTAATGTAGAAAGAACACTTAATAGGACtgttaaaaacataaaaaccaTCAGGCTCAAAAGTATGAACTAGATTTGAGTGCCAccttaaaaattgaataacaaAAGTATGTGACACAGGTGATCTCTGACCTGTCGTCTTCGCATCGGAAAAGGCTCTCTTCGTACTGGTTTTTGCGCATATGTTTAAAGGAGTAATCCTCACTTCCAGAAGTGACAGATACCCAATGATCATTCAACACTTGATCACCAAGATCTGTTCTTTGGCTCGCTGAAGGTATCGGATACTGACAGAACAAGGACTCTCGACatcagttaaaaaaaaaaaagtcaacaaTATCCTACAAGACGCTCATTAAAACTATATGAGAAGTTATTACATTTTTGGGCAGAAGGCGGTAGCTGGGCGTGCAACGTTCGCAGTTCGATAGATCAAGTTCATTTATTGGCTTTGCCAAATACTTGTCTTTGCTAGAAAATACAGACATCCTGTGACCTACAATATCTTTACTTCCAAATGTAGTATTCTTTTCAAGTCTATCTCTTTCTCGATTTTCACGATCTCTATCTTTAGAAATATCCTCTTTCTCACGGTCACGATCTCTATCTCTGTCCCTATCCTCCACTTGCACTGTTCTAGGCAAACTTCCTTCATTCCACAATGACTCTGTAAtgaattttaacaaaattagtaaACAAATTTACAATCATGATCATTAAGAAGTGCTATTAAGTTATAGGAAAGGAGGAAAGAAAAGGCATGCTTACT encodes:
- the LOC101208532 gene encoding paired amphipathic helix protein Sin3-like 4 isoform X3, with product MAGAGSTQKLTTNDALVYLKRVKDIFQDKRQQYEDFLEVMKDFKAQRIDTAGVIGRVKDLFKGHRDLILGFNTFLPKGYEITLPLEDDQPTQKKPVEFEEAINFVNKIKTRFQGDDHVYKSFLDILNMYRKENKSITEVYQEVAALFQEHPDLLVEFTHFLPDSSATGSVHYSSGRGLMLRDRHSAMPSMRQMQVDRKDRTIASHAERDLSVDRPEPDHDRALMKLDKDQRRRGDKEKERRDDRERREHDRERVDRDYEHDGRRDCNMHRFPHKRKSARRIDDSSAEQLHPGGEGDENFGVHPISSYDEKNSAKSLYSQEYAFCERVKEKLRNSEDYQEFLKCLHIYSKEIITRAELQSLMGDLLGRYSDLMDGFNEFLSRCERNDGFLAGVTSRKSLWNEGSLPRTVQVEDRDRDRDRDREKEDISKDRDRENRERDRLEKNTTFGSKDIVGHRMSVFSSKDKYLAKPINELDLSNCERCTPSYRLLPKNYPIPSASQRTDLGDQVLNDHWVSVTSGSEDYSFKHMRKNQYEESLFRCEDDRFELDMLLESVNVTTKRVEELLEKINNNVIKADCPITIEDHLTALNLRCIERLYGDHGLDVMDVLRKNAPLALPVILTRLKQKQEEWARCRYDFNKVWAEIYAKNYHKSLDHRSFYFKQQDTKSLSTKALLAEIKEISEKKRKEDDVLLAIAAGNRRPIIPNLEFEYPDPELHEDLYQLIKYSCGEICSTEQLDKVMKVWTTFLEPMLGVPSRPHGAEDTEDVIKAKIHPTKSATVVESDGSPGGGATMMHPKQLNSSRNGDESIPPEQSSSCRTWPLNGDNGVKEDSFHDADRTVRKGDPFCSISQHTKIQDNVPVNDELSGVSKQDNSTECFVNSNVSLATAAEQSNGKPNIENTSGLSTTPSRLGNGGAVESGIELPTSEVGGPTRQILTANGAVTDGTKGHRYAEEPARHLKIEREEGELSPNGDFEEDNFANYDGELKALPKVKEGVAGRQYPSNRGEEELCCREAGGENDADADDEGEESAQRSSEDSENASENGDVSASDSGDGEDCSREDHEDGEHDDNKAESEGEAEGMADAHDVEGDGTSIPFSERFLLTVKPLAKHVPPLLHEEGKESHVFYGNDSFYVLFRLHQTLYERIQSAKINSSSSERKWRASNDTTPTDLYARFMNALYSLLDGSSDNTKFEDDCRATIGTQSYVLFTLDKLIYKIVKQLQTVASDEMDNKLLQLYAYEKSRKMGRFVDAVYHENARVLLHDDNIYRIERSSTPTHLSIQLMDYGYDKPEVTAVSMDPIFSSYLHNDFFSVLPEKKVKSGIFLKRNKRKYACGDENSAACHAMEGLKIVNGLECKIACNSSKVSYVLDTEDFLFRRNSKRKRLHGNNSCHNQSRSSSGDSSRRVQKFHKLLENS
- the LOC101208532 gene encoding paired amphipathic helix protein Sin3-like 4 isoform X1, whose amino-acid sequence is MKRSRDDVYMGSQLKRPAISTRAEASTQPQMAGAGSTQKLTTNDALVYLKRVKDIFQDKRQQYEDFLEVMKDFKAQRIDTAGVIGRVKDLFKGHRDLILGFNTFLPKGYEITLPLEDDQPTQKKPVEFEEAINFVNKIKTRFQGDDHVYKSFLDILNMYRKENKSITEVYQEVAALFQEHPDLLVEFTHFLPDSSATGSVHYSSGRGLMLRDRHSAMPSMRQMQVDRKDRTIASHAERDLSVDRPEPDHDRALMKLDKDQRRRGDKEKERRDDRERREHDRERVDRDYEHDGRRDCNMHRFPHKRKSARRIDDSSAEQLHPGGEGDENFGVHPISSYDEKNSAKSLYSQEYAFCERVKEKLRNSEDYQEFLKCLHIYSKEIITRAELQSLMGDLLGRYSDLMDGFNEFLSRCERNDGFLAGVTSRKSLWNEGSLPRTVQVEDRDRDRDRDREKEDISKDRDRENRERDRLEKNTTFGSKDIVGHRMSVFSSKDKYLAKPINELDLSNCERCTPSYRLLPKNYPIPSASQRTDLGDQVLNDHWVSVTSGSEDYSFKHMRKNQYEESLFRCEDDRFELDMLLESVNVTTKRVEELLEKINNNVIKADCPITIEDHLTALNLRCIERLYGDHGLDVMDVLRKNAPLALPVILTRLKQKQEEWARCRYDFNKVWAEIYAKNYHKSLDHRSFYFKQQDTKSLSTKALLAEIKEISEKKRKEDDVLLAIAAGNRRPIIPNLEFEYPDPELHEDLYQLIKYSCGEICSTEQLDKVMKVWTTFLEPMLGVPSRPHGAEDTEDVIKAKIHPTKSATVVESDGSPGGGATMMHPKQLNSSRNGDESIPPEQSSSCRTWPLNGDNGVKEDSFHDADRTVRKGDPFCSISQHTKIQDNVPVNDELSGVSKQDNSTECFVNSNVSLATAAEQSNGKPNIENTSGLSTTPSRLGNGGAVESGIELPTSEVGGPTRQILTANGAVTDGTKGHRYAEEPARHLKIEREEGELSPNGDFEEDNFANYDGELKALPKVKEGVAGRQYPSNRGEEELCCREAGGENDADADDEGEESAQRSSEDSENASENGDVSASDSGDGEDCSREDHEDGEHDDNKAESEGEAEGMADAHDVEGDGTSIPFSERFLLTVKPLAKHVPPLLHEEGKESHVFYGNDSFYVLFRLHQTLYERIQSAKINSSSSERKWRASNDTTPTDLYARFMNALYSLLDGSSDNTKFEDDCRATIGTQSYVLFTLDKLIYKIVKQLQTVASDEMDNKLLQLYAYEKSRKMGRFVDAVYHENARVLLHDDNIYRIERSSTPTHLSIQLMDYGYDKPEVTAVSMDPIFSSYLHNDFFSVLPEKKVKSGIFLKRNKRKYACGDENSAACHAMEGLKIVNGLECKIACNSSKVSYVLDTEDFLFRRNSKRKRLHGNNSCHNQSRSSSGDSSRRVQKFHKLLENS
- the LOC101208532 gene encoding paired amphipathic helix protein Sin3-like 4 isoform X2, encoding MKRSRDDVYMGSQLKRPAISTRAEASTQPQMAGAGSTQKLTTNDALVYLKRVKDIFQDKRQQYEDFLEVMKDFKAQRIDTAGVIGRVKDLFKGHRDLILGFNTFLPKGYEITLPLEDDQPTQKKPVEFEEAINFVNKIKTRFQGDDHVYKSFLDILNMYRKENKSITEVYQEVAALFQEHPDLLVEFTHFLPDSSATGSVHYSSGRGLMLRDRHSAMPSMRQMQVDRKDRTIASHAERDLSVDRPEPDHDRALMKLDKDQRRRGDKEKERRDDRERREHDRERVDRDYEHDGRRDCNMHRFPHKRKSARRIDDSSAEQLHPGGEGLYSQEYAFCERVKEKLRNSEDYQEFLKCLHIYSKEIITRAELQSLMGDLLGRYSDLMDGFNEFLSRCERNDGFLAGVTSRKSLWNEGSLPRTVQVEDRDRDRDRDREKEDISKDRDRENRERDRLEKNTTFGSKDIVGHRMSVFSSKDKYLAKPINELDLSNCERCTPSYRLLPKNYPIPSASQRTDLGDQVLNDHWVSVTSGSEDYSFKHMRKNQYEESLFRCEDDRFELDMLLESVNVTTKRVEELLEKINNNVIKADCPITIEDHLTALNLRCIERLYGDHGLDVMDVLRKNAPLALPVILTRLKQKQEEWARCRYDFNKVWAEIYAKNYHKSLDHRSFYFKQQDTKSLSTKALLAEIKEISEKKRKEDDVLLAIAAGNRRPIIPNLEFEYPDPELHEDLYQLIKYSCGEICSTEQLDKVMKVWTTFLEPMLGVPSRPHGAEDTEDVIKAKIHPTKSATVVESDGSPGGGATMMHPKQLNSSRNGDESIPPEQSSSCRTWPLNGDNGVKEDSFHDADRTVRKGDPFCSISQHTKIQDNVPVNDELSGVSKQDNSTECFVNSNVSLATAAEQSNGKPNIENTSGLSTTPSRLGNGGAVESGIELPTSEVGGPTRQILTANGAVTDGTKGHRYAEEPARHLKIEREEGELSPNGDFEEDNFANYDGELKALPKVKEGVAGRQYPSNRGEEELCCREAGGENDADADDEGEESAQRSSEDSENASENGDVSASDSGDGEDCSREDHEDGEHDDNKAESEGEAEGMADAHDVEGDGTSIPFSERFLLTVKPLAKHVPPLLHEEGKESHVFYGNDSFYVLFRLHQTLYERIQSAKINSSSSERKWRASNDTTPTDLYARFMNALYSLLDGSSDNTKFEDDCRATIGTQSYVLFTLDKLIYKIVKQLQTVASDEMDNKLLQLYAYEKSRKMGRFVDAVYHENARVLLHDDNIYRIERSSTPTHLSIQLMDYGYDKPEVTAVSMDPIFSSYLHNDFFSVLPEKKVKSGIFLKRNKRKYACGDENSAACHAMEGLKIVNGLECKIACNSSKVSYVLDTEDFLFRRNSKRKRLHGNNSCHNQSRSSSGDSSRRVQKFHKLLENS
- the LOC101208773 gene encoding pyruvate dehydrogenase E1 component subunit alpha, mitochondrial, which codes for MSHSRISSSSILKPLSSSFRFLSSASHLTIQTSVPFTAHKCEPPSRSVDTSPNELLAFFREMALMRRMEIAADSLYKAKLIRGFCHLYDGQEAVAVGMEAAITKKDAIITAYRDHCIFLGRGGTLLQSFAELMGRQAGCSKGKGGSMHFYKKDAGFYGGHGIVGAQVPLGCGLAFAQKYSKEGTVTFALYGDGAANQGQLFEALNISALWDLPVILVCENNHYGMGTAEWRAAKSAAYYKRGDYVPGLKVDGMDALAVKQACKFAKEHALKNGPIILEMDTYRYHGHSMSDPGSTYRTRDEISGVRQERDPIERIRKLLLSHDLATEKDLKDIEKEMRKEVDEAIAQAKASPMPDLSELFSNVYVKGFEAEVFGADRKEVRGVLP